In the genome of Pyrobaculum islandicum DSM 4184, the window TTTGTTGCCATGGGAGGAGGTTTCTATAGATGGCGTTTTCCACATAATAATTGCAGCTCTATCGGGAGGCATCCTCGGCTCGTGGCTTTATATTACAGCAGTTAAGAAAGGCGGCCCCTCTATTGGCAATATCAGTAGCTCGTTCTATATAGTTATGTTGCCTCTCATAGCTGGTAAATTTTTGTTAATACCGGCGGCGTTACTTCTACTGTTAGGCATAGCAATAGCCTCATGGTCTGAGTCTAGTTCTAGACGCGGAGCTTTATACGGAATTTTTGCGGCGTTTGTATGGACATGGAGTATAAATTTTTACGCCCATGCAGTAGCTTCCCTAGGGCCTGGAGGAGCGTTGTTCATAAGAGGCCTTGTTGTGTCTCTAGTAGCCCTAGTGCTTAGTATAAAAGCGCCTATTTGTTACATCCGTCGTCTTGCTATTGGGGGATTTCTGGATAGTTTTATAGGCTTCGGTGCCTATACATTAGCTGTTTCTGTAGGCGACTATGTAAGTGTTACTCTTGTAATGTCGTCGTATCCGCTGATTACAACACTTTTAGAAAGGCCTGTATTGGTGAGGAGAGTATTTGGCGTGTTAA includes:
- a CDS encoding transporter, translating into MFHTILAMLSAIAYGTAPLIYRRALFCTSQFKAMSIFSLYSIALGLLLPWEEVSIDGVFHIIIAALSGGILGSWLYITAVKKGGPSIGNISSSFYIVMLPLIAGKFLLIPAALLLLLGIAIASWSESSSRRGALYGIFAAFVWTWSINFYAHAVASLGPGGALFIRGLVVSLVALVLSIKAPICYIRRLAIGGFLDSFIGFGAYTLAVSVGDYVSVTLVMSSYPLITTLLERPVLVRRVFGVLTAVVGLYLAVIFG